Proteins from a genomic interval of Anaerolineae bacterium:
- the argB gene encoding acetylglutamate kinase, producing the protein MSTTTLSTPPSPFAAPPVLLKIGGNDIDNPDFLRDLAAYVAALDRPAVIVHGGGKEIGQLQAALGIVPQWVDGLRVTDEATLAVVEMVLCGGVNKRLVRQLIAAGVEAQGLSGTDRGLLRGVRLQHPGGDLGRVGTITAVRADVLLGLLAADVTPVIAPLALGEDGGAYNVNADHAAAAIAEAIGAARIVFLTNVSAVLVDGRPQPSLSLAQAQALIASGVISGGMIPKVQTALHAVALGIPQAVITDLAGLQSGGGTVFHSDASPLAAAAASAYDAASASAAAR; encoded by the coding sequence ATGTCTACAACCACCCTTTCAACCCCGCCTTCCCCTTTTGCTGCTCCGCCGGTCCTGCTCAAGATCGGCGGCAACGACATCGATAACCCGGACTTCCTCCGCGACCTGGCTGCTTACGTGGCTGCCCTTGACCGCCCGGCGGTGATCGTGCATGGCGGCGGCAAGGAGATCGGGCAGCTTCAGGCAGCGCTTGGCATTGTGCCGCAGTGGGTAGACGGCCTGCGTGTGACTGACGAGGCTACGCTGGCCGTGGTGGAAATGGTGCTCTGCGGGGGCGTCAACAAACGGCTGGTGCGCCAGCTTATCGCAGCGGGCGTTGAGGCACAGGGCCTTAGCGGGACGGATCGCGGCCTGTTGCGCGGAGTCAGACTCCAGCATCCCGGCGGCGACCTGGGTCGTGTGGGGACAATTACTGCCGTACGGGCGGATGTCCTGCTGGGGCTGCTGGCGGCGGACGTCACGCCGGTCATCGCGCCGCTGGCCCTGGGCGAGGATGGCGGGGCGTACAACGTCAACGCCGACCACGCCGCCGCGGCCATCGCCGAAGCTATCGGCGCGGCGCGGATAGTCTTCCTGACCAATGTCAGCGCCGTGCTGGTTGATGGCCGCCCGCAACCCTCTCTCAGCTTGGCGCAGGCCCAGGCCCTGATCGCCAGCGGCGTGATCAGCGGTGGCATGATCCCCAAGGTGCAGACCGCCCTGCACGCTGTCGCCCTGGGCATCCCGCAGGCGGTGATCACCGATCTGGCCGGGTTGCAAAGCGGCGGCGGGACGGTTTTCCACAGCGATGCCTCGCCGCTGGCGGCAGCAGCTGCCAGCGCATATGATGCCGCGTCCGCCAGCGCCGCCGCCCGTTAG
- a CDS encoding helix-turn-helix transcriptional regulator — MCAVPHPQEVSSLTPQTRARATLVDGETAVRIANLFKALADPTRVRLITALADAELCVNDLTVLLGMEQSAVSHQLRTLREWRLVRRERRGRQVYYRLDDEHVRDLLDRSLAHVRHP; from the coding sequence GTGTGTGCCGTGCCCCATCCTCAAGAGGTTTCTTCCCTTACCCCGCAGACCCGCGCCAGAGCGACCCTGGTCGACGGCGAGACAGCCGTCCGGATCGCCAACCTGTTCAAGGCGCTGGCCGATCCCACCCGCGTGCGGCTGATCACCGCCCTGGCTGATGCCGAGTTGTGCGTCAACGATCTGACCGTTCTGCTGGGTATGGAGCAATCGGCGGTTTCCCACCAGTTGCGCACACTGCGCGAGTGGCGGCTGGTGCGGCGGGAACGGCGCGGGCGGCAGGTCTACTACCGCCTGGATGACGAGCACGTCCGCGATCTGCTCGACCGCAGCCTGGCCCACGTGCGGCATCCATAG
- a CDS encoding zinc ribbon domain-containing protein: MNLDQARFCAGCGVELERECYTCHRIVPADARYCPYCGTPVLTAPPTPWLERVINPEARLGLFAVTRGLGVTLILLATVTVFLTPPPRMIDDALLLASGAAMLVISELLRQGRKPKPPDDDGGDTLRQPDLPPPDGLRLSEPETPEEIAELISRHKLPPGGMQGPFLN, translated from the coding sequence ATGAACCTCGATCAGGCCCGTTTCTGCGCGGGCTGCGGGGTGGAACTGGAACGGGAGTGCTATACCTGCCACCGGATTGTCCCGGCGGATGCCCGCTACTGCCCGTACTGCGGCACACCGGTGCTAACCGCGCCGCCGACCCCCTGGCTGGAACGGGTGATCAACCCGGAAGCCCGCCTGGGACTGTTCGCCGTGACGCGCGGCCTGGGTGTGACGCTGATCCTGCTGGCTACCGTGACCGTGTTCCTCACCCCGCCGCCGCGGATGATCGACGATGCCCTGTTGCTGGCCAGCGGCGCGGCGATGCTGGTCATCTCCGAGCTTTTGCGCCAGGGGCGCAAGCCCAAACCACCCGACGATGACGGCGGGGATACGCTGCGCCAGCCGGACCTCCCGCCGCCGGATGGCCTGCGGCTCTCTGAGCCGGAAACGCCGGAGGAGATAGCGGAACTGATCAGCCGCCACAAGCTACCGCCAGGGGGGATGCAGGGGCCGTTCCTCAACTGA
- a CDS encoding N-acetyl-gamma-glutamyl-phosphate reductase has translation MTESTTRPFITVGVYGAAGYTGAELIRLLAAHPAVRLVFATSSQDAGQPVPGTTLTYLPHEAADPASVDAVFLALPHTASAPVAARAKAAGIRVIDLSADLRLDTAEAFELWYGAAHPNPELLPIPYGLPEIYRAAIAGAQVVANPGCYPTATLLGLYPLLAAHALAPGAPIIVDAKSGVSGAGRTPKASTHFVEVFGNFSPYNIGRVHRHTGEIEQEIARLDGQAGPLIFSPHLLPVDRGLLATIYVTLAAPWPPASLQSLYEETYAAEPLVNILPAGQLATLRHAQRLNICAISVTPVTATHVVIVSVIDNLLKGASSQAVQNFNLMFGLPETTGLL, from the coding sequence ATGACCGAATCGACAACCCGTCCCTTTATCACTGTTGGCGTTTATGGCGCGGCTGGCTACACTGGCGCGGAACTGATCCGGCTGCTGGCCGCTCACCCCGCCGTCCGGCTGGTCTTTGCCACTTCGAGCCAGGACGCCGGACAGCCGGTTCCCGGCACAACCCTGACCTATCTCCCTCATGAGGCGGCGGACCCGGCCAGCGTGGACGCGGTATTCCTGGCCCTGCCGCATACCGCTTCTGCGCCGGTTGCCGCGCGGGCGAAGGCCGCTGGAATCAGGGTGATCGACCTTTCCGCTGACCTGCGGTTGGACACGGCGGAAGCGTTTGAGCTGTGGTACGGCGCGGCCCATCCCAACCCGGAGCTGCTGCCCATCCCCTACGGTCTGCCGGAGATTTACCGGGCGGCCATCGCTGGGGCGCAGGTGGTGGCCAACCCCGGCTGCTACCCGACCGCCACCCTGCTGGGCCTCTACCCGCTGCTGGCGGCCCATGCCCTGGCCCCTGGCGCGCCGATCATCGTCGATGCCAAGTCGGGCGTTTCTGGCGCCGGGCGGACGCCCAAAGCCAGCACCCACTTTGTGGAGGTGTTTGGCAACTTCTCCCCGTACAACATCGGGCGCGTCCACCGTCACACGGGCGAGATCGAGCAGGAGATCGCCAGGCTGGACGGCCAGGCCGGGCCGCTGATCTTCTCCCCGCACCTGCTACCGGTAGACCGGGGGCTGCTGGCGACGATCTACGTCACCCTGGCCGCGCCCTGGCCACCGGCGAGCCTGCAGAGCCTCTACGAGGAGACCTATGCCGCCGAGCCGCTGGTGAACATCCTCCCGGCGGGGCAGCTGGCCACGCTGCGCCACGCCCAGCGGCTGAACATCTGCGCAATTTCTGTCACGCCGGTAACCGCCACGCATGTCGTGATCGTCTCCGTGATTGACAACCTGCTCAAAGGCGCTTCCAGCCAGGCCGTGCAGAACTTCAACCTGATGTTCGGCCTGCCGGAAACGACCGGTCTGCTCTGA
- the argJ gene encoding bifunctional glutamate N-acetyltransferase/amino-acid acetyltransferase ArgJ, with protein sequence MTDYAISTVETIIAPVRGFTVAGVPAGIRKSGRRDMALIVSATPCAAAGVFTTNQVKAAPVLLDQARLAANPAGMRAVVVNSGVANACTGAQGLTDAAESAALVAAALGCRAEDVFVLSTGVIGVPLPMDKIAAGISALAGNLAPDGWAAAADAILTTDTVPKTVSVQVQTPEGDYTIAAIAKGAGMIAPNMATMLAVIATDAALAPATLQAALSAASRVSFNRIVVDGDMSTNDTVLALANGASGVTIAAGDGLAAFQAALVAVCTELARDIVMDGEGATRFITLHVCGAPDEDTARQVAMAIATSPLVKTAFYGGDANWGRILAAAGRAGVPLDAGRLALWIAPGESDCADGLQLVADGSPTAYSEDAAAAIMAAPEVSARLDLGLGAAACTVWTCDLSHDYVSINGHYRT encoded by the coding sequence ATGACCGATTACGCGATCAGCACCGTCGAAACGATCATCGCGCCCGTGCGCGGTTTCACCGTCGCCGGTGTCCCGGCGGGCATCCGCAAGTCCGGGCGGCGCGACATGGCCCTGATCGTCAGCGCGACTCCCTGCGCGGCGGCGGGCGTCTTCACCACCAACCAGGTCAAGGCCGCGCCCGTGCTCCTTGACCAGGCCCGCCTGGCGGCCAACCCTGCCGGGATGCGAGCGGTGGTTGTCAATTCGGGCGTCGCTAACGCCTGCACCGGCGCGCAGGGCCTGACCGACGCTGCGGAGAGCGCGGCGCTGGTTGCCGCGGCGTTGGGCTGCCGGGCGGAGGATGTCTTCGTGCTCTCCACTGGCGTGATTGGCGTGCCCCTGCCAATGGACAAGATCGCAGCGGGTATAAGCGCCCTGGCCGGGAACCTGGCCCCGGATGGCTGGGCCGCTGCCGCCGACGCGATCCTGACCACGGATACCGTGCCCAAGACGGTCAGCGTCCAGGTTCAGACGCCGGAGGGGGACTACACGATCGCCGCGATCGCCAAGGGTGCGGGCATGATCGCCCCCAACATGGCGACCATGCTGGCCGTGATCGCCACCGACGCCGCGCTGGCTCCTGCCACGCTGCAGGCTGCCCTGAGCGCCGCCAGCCGGGTCAGCTTCAACCGGATCGTCGTCGATGGCGACATGAGCACGAACGATACTGTGCTGGCCCTGGCCAACGGGGCCAGCGGCGTGACCATCGCCGCCGGGGATGGTCTGGCCGCTTTCCAGGCGGCGCTGGTGGCGGTCTGCACCGAACTGGCCAGGGATATCGTCATGGATGGCGAGGGCGCGACGCGCTTCATCACCCTGCACGTCTGCGGCGCACCGGATGAAGACACGGCGCGGCAGGTGGCCATGGCCATTGCTACATCGCCGCTGGTCAAGACGGCCTTCTACGGGGGGGACGCTAACTGGGGGCGCATCCTGGCGGCGGCGGGGCGCGCCGGTGTGCCGCTGGATGCTGGCCGGCTGGCCCTGTGGATCGCGCCAGGTGAGAGTGATTGCGCTGACGGCCTGCAACTGGTGGCGGATGGCAGCCCAACCGCCTACAGCGAGGATGCCGCTGCTGCGATCATGGCGGCGCCGGAGGTCAGCGCGCGGCTCGACCTGGGCCTGGGCGCGGCGGCCTGCACCGTGTGGACGTGCGACCTGAGTCACGATTACGTCTCGATCAACGGCCACTACCGTACCTGA
- a CDS encoding carbohydrate ABC transporter permease, with protein MTRQQIGAALKYISLTALTLLWLLPIFAALVTSFRTMDDISINGFWSIPGVLTFQNFQRAWTDAQVNKYLLNSFIITIPSLFGMMFLSSMSAYALARFKFRGNLFFYFMYVAGTLLPFQILLLPVFRLTNALGLYNTYGALILIHTAFQLGFCTFVLRNFMRTVPGEILDAARVDGCGEFRIYWQIMLPLTLPALAALGTLEFTWVFNDYLWAIILVQSDSLRPVTAGLATLRGQYNTDWPVITAGALLATLPTLFVFIFLQRYFIQGLTLGSGK; from the coding sequence ATGACCCGCCAGCAAATCGGCGCCGCGCTGAAGTACATCAGCCTGACCGCCCTGACCCTGCTATGGCTGCTGCCGATCTTCGCCGCGCTGGTCACGTCCTTCCGCACAATGGACGACATCTCGATCAACGGCTTCTGGAGTATCCCCGGCGTCCTGACCTTCCAGAATTTCCAGCGCGCCTGGACCGATGCCCAGGTCAATAAATACCTGCTCAACAGCTTCATCATCACCATCCCGTCGCTGTTCGGGATGATGTTCCTGTCGTCGATGAGCGCCTACGCCCTGGCCCGTTTCAAGTTCCGGGGCAACCTGTTCTTCTATTTCATGTATGTGGCCGGGACGTTGTTGCCCTTCCAGATTCTGCTGCTGCCGGTCTTCCGGCTGACCAACGCGCTGGGCCTCTATAACACTTACGGCGCGCTGATCCTGATCCACACCGCTTTCCAGCTTGGCTTTTGCACGTTCGTGCTGCGCAACTTCATGCGCACCGTGCCGGGCGAAATTCTGGACGCGGCACGGGTGGATGGCTGTGGCGAGTTCCGTATCTACTGGCAGATCATGCTGCCGCTGACACTCCCAGCGCTGGCAGCGCTGGGTACACTGGAATTCACCTGGGTGTTCAACGACTACCTGTGGGCGATCATCCTGGTGCAGTCCGATTCACTGCGCCCGGTGACAGCCGGCCTGGCCACGCTGCGCGGGCAGTACAACACCGACTGGCCGGTGATCACCGCCGGGGCGCTGCTGGCGACGTTGCCGACGCTGTTCGTATTTATCTTCCTGCAGCGTTACTTCATCCAGGGCCTGACACTGGGTTCGGGCAAGTAA
- a CDS encoding aspartate aminotransferase family protein: MPAVLDLDAQCVLHTYARAPFVLTHGEGVYLYDSEGHCYLDLAAGIAVNALGYGDPALVAAISQQAAQLIHVSNLYLTAPQAELAARLCALSFAGKVFFCNSGAEANEAAIKLARKWIYARHPATGKTGLVAFENGFHGRTIGALSVTPRARYQDPFRPLLPDVTIAPFNDLEAAAGIIGPDTCAVIVEPVQGEGGVHVATPEFLQGLRALCDAHDAILIFDEVQCGMGRTGMLWAHQASGVTPDIMTLAKPLAGGLPIGAALISDRIAAVIEVGDHGSTFGGGPLVASAARVVLERISDPAFLRHVEAMGAALRDGLAALHAPQIVEVRGRGLMIGVELTVPAAEVVSAGYAHGLIMVSAGPNVLRLVPPLILEQAHVDEALEKLDAILRG, encoded by the coding sequence ATGCCTGCCGTCCTTGACCTGGATGCGCAATGTGTCCTGCACACCTATGCCCGCGCCCCCTTCGTGTTGACTCACGGAGAAGGCGTCTACCTTTATGACTCTGAGGGCCACTGCTACCTGGACCTGGCCGCCGGAATCGCGGTCAACGCGCTGGGCTATGGCGACCCAGCACTGGTCGCCGCCATCAGCCAGCAGGCGGCGCAGCTGATTCATGTCTCCAACCTGTACCTGACTGCTCCCCAGGCGGAACTGGCGGCCCGGCTGTGCGCGCTGAGCTTCGCCGGGAAGGTCTTCTTCTGCAACTCCGGCGCGGAAGCCAATGAAGCCGCGATCAAGCTGGCCCGCAAATGGATCTACGCCAGGCATCCCGCCACAGGCAAGACCGGCCTGGTGGCCTTTGAAAATGGCTTTCACGGGCGCACGATCGGGGCGCTGTCCGTCACGCCGCGCGCCAGATACCAGGACCCGTTCCGCCCACTGCTGCCAGACGTGACGATCGCGCCGTTCAACGATCTGGAAGCCGCCGCCGGGATTATCGGGCCGGATACCTGCGCCGTGATCGTCGAGCCGGTGCAGGGTGAGGGCGGAGTCCACGTGGCAACGCCGGAATTCCTGCAGGGCCTGCGCGCTCTGTGTGATGCCCACGACGCCATCCTGATCTTCGACGAGGTGCAGTGTGGCATGGGCCGCACCGGGATGCTGTGGGCGCATCAGGCTTCCGGTGTGACGCCCGACATCATGACTCTGGCCAAGCCACTGGCGGGCGGCCTGCCGATCGGCGCGGCGCTGATCAGCGACCGGATCGCCGCTGTCATCGAGGTTGGCGATCACGGTAGCACGTTCGGCGGCGGGCCGCTGGTCGCCAGCGCCGCCAGGGTCGTGCTGGAACGGATCAGCGATCCGGCTTTTCTGCGCCATGTGGAAGCGATGGGCGCAGCCCTGCGGGATGGGCTGGCGGCCCTGCACGCCCCGCAGATTGTCGAGGTGCGCGGGCGCGGGCTGATGATCGGCGTCGAGTTGACCGTTCCAGCAGCGGAGGTGGTCAGCGCGGGATATGCGCACGGCCTGATCATGGTCAGCGCCGGGCCGAACGTGCTGCGGCTGGTGCCGCCGCTGATCCTGGAGCAGGCACACGTGGACGAAGCGCTGGAGAAGCTGGATGCGATCCTGCGAGGATAG
- a CDS encoding DUF2589 domain-containing protein gives MPRAVTELRQIPFGYLIGAPLKAAVEAQALAARTTVEFIEKVGFKEQDSDIGSIFNDLTQDANTGEIRNITFTYKKLDEDGVVKTVELTVPILSIVPIPFIRLDDITIDFTAKLTDTIASTTKSDFKFSTDAKGKFKAWWSPVSMEFRTSVSYQNTRESASKYVREYTMNVKVHAVQDSLPAGLERVLDILEQSIKEKPPSS, from the coding sequence ATGCCAAGAGCAGTGACCGAACTCAGGCAAATCCCCTTCGGGTATCTGATCGGCGCACCATTGAAGGCGGCGGTGGAAGCGCAGGCGCTGGCGGCCCGCACCACGGTAGAGTTCATCGAGAAGGTCGGCTTTAAGGAACAGGATAGCGACATCGGCTCGATCTTCAACGACCTCACCCAGGACGCCAACACCGGCGAGATTCGCAACATCACCTTCACCTACAAGAAACTGGATGAAGATGGCGTCGTCAAGACCGTTGAGTTGACCGTACCGATCCTGTCGATTGTCCCCATCCCCTTCATCCGCCTGGATGACATCACCATTGACTTCACCGCCAAGCTGACCGATACCATCGCCAGCACCACCAAGAGCGACTTCAAATTCTCCACTGATGCCAAGGGCAAGTTCAAGGCCTGGTGGTCGCCGGTCAGCATGGAGTTCCGCACCTCCGTTTCCTACCAGAATACGCGGGAGAGCGCGTCCAAGTACGTGCGCGAATACACCATGAATGTCAAGGTGCACGCCGTGCAGGACAGCCTGCCTGCCGGCCTGGAGCGCGTGCTGGACATTCTGGAGCAATCGATCAAGGAGAAGCCGCCGTCATCATAG
- a CDS encoding carbohydrate ABC transporter substrate-binding protein yields MSRLSRFGVLLTVVLLVSLVAPVFAQGGPTYITYNSYNGDPIPRAFDEKIVGMWNEAHPEMPVEHSIVAHEDFKQAIRAYLTADPAPDVLTWFAGNRAQFFIDKGLIADISALWTDYGFAESYAPGFTALATVGDKQYFLPTSYYWWAVYYRPSLFEQAGITKVPETWDEFLGACDTLNAAGITPITIGARFRWPAAAWFDYLNMRVNGPEFHINLMLLKESYTDERVKAVFEKWNELFEHNCFIEDPAAYDWQEAIDPMVQGQAAMYLMGQFIKDSYPDDMEDDLDFFRFPIINPDVPVGEDAPTDGFFMSANARNLQGGLEFMAFLGSQEVQQMAFEELGRLPTRIDVDISGAPADVQKGIQLIQTADYVAQFYDRDTTPPMAEAGMDAFMRFWDDPTSVDQLLEELEAERLRNVEEAGG; encoded by the coding sequence ATGTCCCGTCTATCCCGTTTTGGCGTACTGCTGACCGTTGTCCTCCTGGTCAGCCTGGTTGCCCCGGTCTTTGCCCAGGGCGGCCCCACCTACATTACCTACAACTCCTACAACGGCGACCCCATCCCGCGCGCCTTCGATGAAAAGATCGTCGGCATGTGGAATGAGGCGCACCCCGAAATGCCAGTCGAGCACTCGATCGTCGCCCATGAGGACTTCAAGCAGGCCATCCGCGCTTACCTGACCGCCGACCCGGCCCCCGATGTGCTGACCTGGTTCGCGGGCAACCGCGCCCAGTTCTTCATCGACAAGGGCCTGATCGCCGACATCAGCGCCCTGTGGACCGACTACGGCTTCGCCGAGAGCTACGCCCCCGGCTTCACCGCCCTGGCCACGGTAGGCGACAAGCAGTACTTCCTGCCGACCTCGTACTACTGGTGGGCGGTATACTATCGCCCCTCGCTCTTTGAGCAGGCCGGGATCACCAAGGTGCCGGAGACCTGGGACGAGTTCCTGGGCGCCTGCGATACGCTGAACGCCGCTGGCATCACCCCGATCACCATCGGCGCCCGCTTCCGCTGGCCGGCTGCCGCCTGGTTTGACTACCTGAACATGCGCGTCAATGGCCCGGAATTCCACATCAACCTGATGCTGCTCAAGGAATCCTACACCGACGAGCGCGTCAAGGCCGTCTTTGAGAAGTGGAACGAGCTGTTCGAGCACAACTGCTTCATCGAGGACCCCGCCGCTTACGACTGGCAGGAAGCCATCGACCCGATGGTTCAGGGCCAGGCCGCCATGTACCTGATGGGCCAGTTCATCAAGGACTCCTATCCGGATGACATGGAGGACGACCTGGACTTCTTCCGCTTCCCGATCATCAATCCTGACGTGCCGGTAGGTGAGGACGCCCCGACAGACGGCTTCTTCATGTCCGCCAACGCCCGCAACCTGCAGGGCGGCCTGGAGTTCATGGCCTTCCTCGGCTCGCAGGAAGTTCAGCAGATGGCCTTTGAAGAGCTGGGCCGCCTGCCCACCCGCATTGACGTGGATATCTCCGGCGCCCCGGCGGATGTCCAGAAGGGCATCCAGCTGATCCAGACGGCGGATTACGTCGCCCAGTTCTACGACCGCGATACCACCCCGCCGATGGCGGAAGCCGGCATGGACGCCTTCATGCGCTTCTGGGACGATCCAACCAGCGTCGACCAGTTGCTGGAAGAGCTGGAGGCCGAGCGCCTGCGTAACGTGGAAGAAGCGGGCGGCTAA
- a CDS encoding sugar ABC transporter permease — translation MFLLPPLLLYLVWIIAPTFATFWLSLTNWDGVSTPGYVGLSNFERLFSIDRTFREALVNNVRWLAIFITVPTTMGLGLALIFNTEMKGGRFYKVSFYSPLVLSFAVIGLVWAWLYNPRLGLINALLGSLGVPDLPGWLGDRELAIWCVIAAAVWRQVGYVMILYLAGLKNIDPSLVEAAIVDGADRWNLFRRVVLPLLAPVTTVVIVISIIDSLRAFDLVAIMTRGGQSTQVLANFMYMEAFNNYRMGYAGAIAVVLFGISMVFIGFYLSRIVKDELEY, via the coding sequence ATGTTCCTGCTGCCGCCGCTGCTGTTATACCTGGTATGGATCATCGCTCCGACCTTCGCCACGTTCTGGCTGAGCCTGACCAACTGGGACGGCGTTTCCACGCCGGGCTATGTGGGACTGTCCAACTTTGAGCGGCTGTTCAGCATCGACCGGACCTTCCGCGAGGCGCTGGTCAACAACGTGCGCTGGTTGGCGATCTTCATCACCGTGCCAACGACGATGGGGCTGGGCCTGGCCCTGATCTTTAACACAGAGATGAAGGGCGGGCGCTTCTACAAGGTCAGCTTCTATTCCCCCCTGGTGCTTTCCTTCGCCGTGATCGGGCTGGTGTGGGCCTGGCTGTACAACCCGCGCCTGGGATTGATCAACGCCCTGCTGGGCAGCCTGGGGGTACCCGATCTGCCCGGCTGGCTGGGCGACCGCGAACTGGCGATCTGGTGCGTGATTGCGGCGGCGGTCTGGCGGCAGGTCGGCTATGTGATGATCCTCTACCTGGCCGGGTTGAAGAATATCGATCCCAGCCTGGTAGAAGCCGCCATTGTCGACGGCGCGGACCGCTGGAACCTGTTCCGGCGGGTGGTGCTGCCGCTGCTGGCCCCGGTGACGACCGTGGTGATCGTGATCTCGATCATCGATTCGCTGCGCGCCTTTGACCTGGTGGCGATCATGACCCGCGGCGGGCAGAGCACGCAGGTGCTGGCCAACTTCATGTACATGGAGGCCTTCAACAACTATCGGATGGGCTACGCCGGTGCGATCGCCGTCGTCCTGTTCGGGATCAGCATGGTCTTCATCGGATTCTACCTGTCACGCATCGTCAAAGACGAGCTGGAATACTAG
- a CDS encoding LacI family DNA-binding transcriptional regulator — protein sequence MPQEPTQPGEKRQVTQKDVAARAGVSRAVVSYVVNNGPRIVSPATRARVLQAIEELGYRPNLDAQRLKRHPARRAVDRIGIIMGGTSQLLERPYFASVVAGIYAAAHRQNQQIAYLTFFNELLNPVIFNQNIHPEVVSGLILCAPYHAVQDDRARALLGRIRERVHNIVSLEVVSGDFPAVLFDRAEAARLAVGHLVALGHRRIAYAGGVDERVDGYRQVLLAHSLPTDPAYVRHDGLFNLPEDGYSAAQGLMALPEPPTGIFAASDEVALGVIAGLYDLGLAVPGDVSVVSVDNIGLAAMCRPALTTVHVPKESFGLYALRMLATHDDYADSQPASVVLPIQLVVRDSSAAPRA from the coding sequence GTGCCTCAGGAACCTACACAACCAGGTGAGAAACGCCAGGTGACCCAGAAGGATGTAGCAGCGCGGGCGGGGGTTTCCCGCGCGGTGGTCTCCTACGTGGTCAACAACGGCCCGCGCATCGTCTCCCCGGCGACACGGGCGCGGGTGCTGCAGGCCATTGAGGAACTGGGTTACCGCCCCAACCTGGACGCTCAGCGTCTCAAGCGCCATCCGGCCCGTCGCGCTGTCGACCGGATCGGGATCATCATGGGTGGTACCAGTCAGCTCCTGGAACGCCCCTATTTCGCTTCGGTGGTGGCTGGCATTTACGCTGCCGCCCACCGCCAGAACCAGCAGATCGCCTACCTGACCTTTTTCAACGAACTGCTCAACCCGGTCATCTTCAACCAGAACATCCATCCGGAGGTCGTCTCCGGCCTGATTCTGTGTGCGCCTTACCACGCCGTGCAGGATGACCGCGCCCGCGCGCTGCTGGGGCGCATCCGTGAGCGGGTGCACAACATCGTCAGCCTGGAGGTGGTCAGCGGCGACTTCCCGGCGGTGCTCTTTGACCGGGCGGAGGCAGCCCGTCTGGCCGTTGGCCATCTGGTGGCGCTGGGCCACCGGCGGATCGCCTACGCCGGCGGTGTGGACGAGCGTGTCGATGGCTACCGCCAGGTGCTGCTGGCGCACAGCCTGCCCACCGACCCGGCGTATGTACGTCACGATGGCCTGTTCAACCTGCCGGAAGATGGCTACAGCGCCGCACAGGGGCTGATGGCCCTGCCGGAGCCGCCGACGGGGATTTTCGCCGCCAGCGACGAGGTGGCACTGGGGGTGATCGCCGGGCTGTACGACCTGGGGCTGGCCGTGCCGGGCGATGTGTCGGTGGTCAGCGTGGATAACATCGGCCTGGCGGCGATGTGCCGCCCCGCCCTGACGACTGTGCACGTCCCCAAAGAGAGCTTTGGTCTCTACGCCCTGCGCATGCTGGCCACCCACGATGACTACGCGGATAGCCAGCCGGCCTCGGTTGTGCTGCCCATCCAGCTGGTCGTGCGCGACTCAAGTGCCGCGCCGCGCGCCTGA